TTTCTATTGCATCTAGTAGCCAACGATGCACAATTTTTAAATGCTAACAGACAAACTGGTTTACATTAAATGTTAATGTTTCTAACAAATTTCAGTAATAAAATACTGAAAAATTATTTTCTGATTATTTTACTATCCATTATATAAATAAGCTCCAAGTAGTAAATTAAAAAGGATGCCGATACTTTTATCCATAATGTTAATAAAATGAACATTCCTAAAATACAAGTACAATCAAATGTTGCTTCCCAATACAACATTATGCCTGCAAGACAACTGCAATGAGCTTCGGAAACAAGTTGAAGGAGCTACAGTTGACTAACGCCAATTTTAACTGATCTTCAAATGGACAGACATTAAAGcaagactttttttttaatgcattttaCATATCACATGGATGTTTTCCAGAAAAGAACCTCTACCTCAATTTTATTTGAATGGCATCATCTCTACGCAGCTGAAATGCGAAGCCATATTGTTATTTATATaaatgaatagagctcagagttaaATGCAAATCTACCCTCATTGGATCTGCCACATTAGCTTTGTCCATGTTACATAGTAAAGTAGCAATTCTGGCCCACGCTGTTAATGTTAAATTTTATCATTTAACATTACTACATATTTCTATTTCATTTTATCCTTCATATTTTCAACATTAAGCTTAGTGAATTACCTTTGAATATTGTGTAAACTAATTGTCAATGTCAAATTATTTTTAAACTCTGCATAATTTGCACAAGTGGCACAGTATTAAATAATTTACACTTACAAAATTATTTGTATTCAGATCTGCTGTAATTCATACACTATTTTACCATTTTATCCTTTGCGCATCCTGATTTCATAGCTTTTAAATTGCATTGTTATTCTACTAGAATTATACTTTTATTTTTAGAACTTGCTACTGTATTCCTGCATTTCCTCCCTCCGAACTTACCTCACTATATCCACAGTATcttcctcagtcaggacagtatttTTAACAATGTTGAGATTTTGCAATGTATTCATGTCTCTCCTAAATGACATTATGGTAGGTACACTTGAGTGGTGAGGTTTCTTCTACAGCTAGTTCCCCTTCCTTTCCAAGGACATCTGGCCAAGACTGGCAAACCAGTTTCTTGGCAGCCCCAAGTATAAAGCTCAAGGAAAACCACGATTCAAATTCTTTGAACTGCTGCTTGCTAATTAAAGAGTTTAAACACTCTGGTGTTACAGCTACCTAGTCAGCAAGATAACGTACAGGTCCAACATAATTATACTGAATGGAAATCAAACAAAATTTTTTCCCccataaaaaaaaatacacaatcCTTAATCCTGTTAAACAATTCACAAACTTATCTTTTTAAAGTTTAAACTGTTTTCAAAATAAAATAGTCAACGTGTAAAAATGTCATCTAGTAATGGGacattatattagcatggattcaACAATCTCTAGTCTGAAAATGTCCACAAGAAATATTAACTGGCAACCTTTGCTGCATCATGTACACAGAACATTATCTGACCAAGTTTGTTTTTTCCTCATTTTTGTAGGAAACATGGAAATTAAACTACTCAGAAGGACTCAATACTAATGAATACACCTAATGACTGCAGCAAAAACTCAAAAATTCCATCACTGATGTCATTCATGTACTACTAATTGCTGTGTGCAAAGTGAATttcaatataaagaacagcagcagaAGTGGGGTCGAATAAATGGCCCAGATTATTTGAAATGATATGGGACATTCTGATGTTAAAGAAGAAACCTAATACAATTTGCAAGTGTTTATCATCTGGTGAGACATTGAAAAGGCATTAAGAATATCAAATACTTTTCTGCTCCTCACTTCTGTTTTATTAAATGTTATAGGAAGCCCCTTGAGGAAATATTTAAAAAATGGAAACAACAGAGAAATGAGAACAGAATCTAGAAAACAGTAATTCAAACAGCTTAATTCCCTGTAACCCAGTCTAGATTTTGTACTACATAAAACTAATTTTGCATCCTAATTATGCAAACTACTTTCAGATGTCATCAGAGAGGAAGAACATTCATACTAAGCAACTGAAGAAAGTCAAAAGGAGTGCAACAGCTGTTATTACTAGAAGTATATAGTTTGTATTTAATACAAAGCATAGTTTAGAACTTTGTTAATAGTGAACATTACCTGAAagaaaacaaactaaaaaaaagatGCTGGAATATGACAGATATGGAAAAGGCACACAACATCCGTGGTGAAAACTCAATTTATATTTCTTCAATGGCTGAAGCACAAATATGTTGGCATTTATGCTATTAACTGCAAAAGTGACCAGAACAGCTTTTCAAAACTTAAATTAAGAGTCTCAAAGTTAAATGGTTACAACGTATGGAATACAAACAGTTGTGCTTTGGATCTAAAATCAGATATCATATTACAACAGCGATGCCAAATGAAGTATTATATTTTAATTTCATGACATTACTTATCAAATCGACTTGAATATGGTAGTTGCTTTAGAAGCTACAGAAAATTCTAGAGAAAAGGTAAGCCACAAAAGGAACAATTTGCTATTAAAAATATACTGCAAAGAAAATTAAATTTGAAATATATTTCCACATTAGATAACCTTTGTACTGTTTCCTTTGGATATGTGCCAAAATAATCCTGAAAGTTAAAAAGCAACATCAGATATCCAACTGTACAACATTTGCGCTCTTTCTGGAATAGATATCCTCCAGAGATCTGTccccagaacatagaacagtactaaGAGAATACGTGAAAATGTACATTGCTCCACTAGACACAATTTTGTTCATGATTAACTTTCATCTATCGTGCACCTAAGGTGCTGAAAgctgcggggctatggaccaggtgctggaaggtgggattagattgggtggatagTCTATACCGCCGGCAcggacgtgatgggctgaatgacctcattctgtgctgcattttgttctatgttctatctgttCTAAAGTATTTAGCCATCTATTTATGGTGCAGACATGATACAGTTCAGGAGTTCACACAGGAAATCACTTTCATACAATGTTATTTCAAGGTCAAATGCATCAAATATAAGTTGTATCTGAAGTTTAAAAGAGTTAATTAATTTTTCAGAAATTTGATGGGACTACTAATTCCAGCAAGGTTTATTAGTTCAGGCAGTTGTGTTTCACAGCATTCAGATTGTGCTGAAGGACACATCAAAATATTCATGTTAGTTCTAGGCTATTTTCTGTTCTATAGGCAATCCACTCAAGTGCCAGCTGTAGATTCCCAATGTAGCACTGATTCGCCCCAACAAATATACCTCAGCAAATTGGCACTATCCTCTCCTACTCTCAACCTCGATGCATGAAAGAGCAAAGGAATGCTGCTGGAAGGGAGGGCTATTCCAACCTCCCTTGCACTCAAAGTAATCCAACACCTAAAAGTGATAAAATATGCCAACTTCCAAACAACAACCACTTCTAATTATgtcgtgcctttaatgtagtaaattgtCCCAAGGgaatttacaggagcattatcaaacaaaacttggcaccaagccacataaggagatattaggactaatgaccagaagcttggtcaaagaggtaagtttgaaggagcatcttaaaagaggagagagagaggagcagagaggtttagggagagaattccagagcttcaggccttgGCAGCTAAAAGCACAGCCATCAACATTGGGGTGATTAAAATGCTTGAGAATTGGCACAGAACtggtatcttggagagttgtggggctggaggagatcggagatagggaggggcaaggccatggagggatttgaaaacaaaatgaACATACACAAAAGATTGAGATAGTTTAACTCCCAGAAACATTGCAGATTTTTCTGGCAGCAGAAATGAGGCTAGCTAGGAGGAGAAACTTAAAAACACTTGGGGCAAGAGGAGCAAATTTAAGTGACGCTGAAATCGGAGGAATATATATTTGTTTGGAGGGAACATAAAAAGGCATGCATGTTAATCACAAAacgtggagcaaaggagattagaaTTCCAGATCAGAGCTATGGAGTTGAATGGAAAGAAAAAacgttggcccagattttgcagttgtaacAACGGCAAAATTGTCAGTGTTCGCCGTCATTCCaagtgtgaaactgacagcaactctgGCATGCGCACATGCACAATTAAACacaaaaatccagaagttgctgtcaatgattccctgctcctccacaggtggTGCTGTTAAAGTCCCTGTAGACAGCAACcttttagaaatcactgaactgatcagAATTTCCTCTTTATGCTGTAatatcattgtttaaaaaaagcAAAAAATTATACCTTGTTAATGAGATGCAACTAGGTTATTAACAGCATACAAAGTCATCAGCATTGAAGAACCTCACTgacctggaaaactaattttatattggtGAAATGTCGAATTATTCCATTACGATAAAAAATTACATAGTTTTAACATAAAAATATTGTGttttaaagtttatgatatttcagcttcgaatgtgtatgtcccaatctttacttCACTCTAAATTTTATAAAAAGTAATGTATGATCAGTACATTTTACTTCCTCGTTTGTTCTCAGAGAATttgtcaatgtgattggctgcttacccggcTGGATGAAATCATTTTAGCTGGATATCTTAAGATTCCCTCAACCTGGTGCCAGATTCAATTAACATGAGAAAAGTGGAAAGCcacaccacagagatcgctagatctttgtgggcatcaTTTTTCGAGGGCAGTGACTAGCCCCGTCACTTCGTCGCTGACTGCAAAAATCAGACCACTGAATAGACACATTGTGTCTTGTTTTTCCCAAGCCATATCccaccttttctttcaatattaACTTATGAATACATATCATACATAAAAGGAGCAACAGGAGGAGATTGGATTAGAACTAAGGGATTTAATTAGGAAAATTAAAAATAGATGGTGTACACTTATTCATTCACACAAaccatgcagccacacacaaaactTTGTAAGCACTTGTCTGAGACTATTTTTCACACCAAGCTAAATAGCACTTTTTGCCTCTTTGCCTTGATTAACTGTTAATATATACCTGTGCCCAATTCAAATGTTAAGCTTTAGCAATACTTAGTGTAGAAAATATTGAGTTAATACAAGCAAATCACAATGTTAATTTCTTTCCCATTCTTCCAGTATAATTACAAGATCCTTTCAGTGAAAAGGTAATAAGTATTCCTGATTAATGAGCAGCACTGCATCTTCCAACCTATATGTTGCTATCGAGATCTGGTCAGTAGAGGGCAGCAATACAACACCCTTAAACATTATTACCACAATTTTAAAATATTTGCTATATTTCCCACAGTTGCTTATATAAATTTATTTAGTTCCAGTAGGTGCTACTGGGTGGCAATAAAGGGCAGGATCCCTCATCAATTTTTCTTCTTTCCAACCCAGTGACTAAACATGGTCACCACTACAGAGATCAACTAACCTAGGACCCAGCAGGTTTGCATGGCTCAGGGAATCTAAGGTGGTGCATTTAACCACTTAGGCATCAAAAGAGTTGTCTAGAGGACCATTTTACAATGAAAAAATTAGCCATGTTTAAATAAATGTTTTAAGAATCTGTATCTTGTAAATTTAACCAGATACGTAAAGTTAGAAATGGACAGTGCAAATTCCCCTTCCAGAGGAAACGTGTAATATCAAGTGTTCATACTAAAGGAGTACTCAATTTAAATCACAAAAATGACAAGTGTGCACTCCATGGAAAATGACACGAACAGTATCTTTCCCATTTAAGAAACCAATCACGTATCAGAGCTAGGAAACTTTAGGATTGCTCACATTTACATCTGGAACCTTACTAAAATAATGCACTTGATTCACTGATTTGTATGTTAATCAAAAGAGCACCCTAaaatattaaacaaatatttttttcatgtttctATAAAAGCCGGAACTAAAACTTAACATTTGAATTGGGCGCAGGTATATATTAACACAGTTAATCAAGGCAAAGAAGCAAAAAGTGCTGTTTGGTTTGGTGTGAAAAATAGTCTCAGACAAGTGCTTACAAAGTTTTGTGTGTGAATGAATAAATGTACACAATCATCTATTTTTAATTTTCCTAATTAAATTGAACAGCTGAAATGCTATCTACAGCGAGTTGTTAAACAGTCCAGACAGAATATcatacaacaacttgtattcatagcATGCCTTCAACATAATACAATATCCCAAGGCGCTTACATGCTTATATAaaagagcaaaatgctgcagatgctgaaactctgaaatgagaacagaaaatgccggaaatactcagtaggtctgccagcatttgtggagagagaaacagagttaatacttcaggtctgtgacctttcttcatcttctgatgaaaggtcagacttgaagcattaactgtttctctttccacagatgctgggagatctgaatacttccagcactttctgcacaTACATGCTTTCCCTGCTATTGCATTCAGAATGTACATTCTAATTGGAGGAGAGTTGTTCAGACATTAAGCATAATTTAGCAATGAGTGTCATTTTTTTCCCTTGCAGAGCTCTTCACCTTGAATTCACAACTCTTAAATTTTCATTACAATGCAATGGTAGAGGGTAGGCAAAAGTTAGAGAAATGCTTACCCAGTGCTGACAAATTGCATTTTACCGAATATTTATTTTTGAGGGAGGAGAGGAAGTCCATCTCTAAATGTGTAATATGACCTGTATAACGGCTATAATTATTCATATAAATTATTGCACGTAAATTTCAATCATGGTATCTTACAGATATGAGTTTTGCATTATAAGTAAATTTAATGGATATGTTTTGAAAATAATTGACTTTAGATATTCATCATTGTGTATATATCTAAAGTATATGTGATTATTAAATTGTACAGATTATGAATTCCTTAGGTAATTCCATCAGAAACAAACCTCTGCTTTAAACCTAAGCCGCCCTCTTAAATTCATCAAGTTTTAGATCAAGTGATCTGGAGCTAGATATCAAGTATTATTGGTCATCTCTCTCCAATTTAAAAGCCATACCATCACAGCAGAAACACTCAAATTGCATGATTCTGAACCAAAGATGAGAAAATTGCATGTATATGGTCAAAAAGAAAGTGGAAGAAAGATTTTTGTAGTCATGCTTCATAGCAGTATTAAAAAAATAGAATTTAATGCTCTTGTTTACATTTTTAGGATTGATCAACATCATCACCTACAAAGAATGCATCTTTATCCTATTTAACAACTCATCATGCAGTCAGACATCAATTTGACAGTTCGAGATGAGATCCATAATATCAACGGTAATGCATATTGGACTCATCCCTACCCAGCAAGTTTTCAGGCATCCCTTACTGGACTTTTCATACTAGAAATTGTGTTAGGACTCAGCAGCAACTTAACAGTATTGGCACTTTACTGTATGAAGTCAAACCTGATTAATTCAGTTAGTAATATTATCACTATGAACTTGCACATACTGGATGCCGTTATATGTGTTGGATGCATTCCCCTTACCATAACTGTCACTCTTGTTTCACTGGAGAGCAAAACAGCTTTAATTTGCAATTTTCATGAAGCCTGTATTTCTTTTGCGAGTGTAGCAACTGCAGTAAATATTCTTGCAATCACACTGGATCGATATGACATTTCAGTTAAGCCAGCCAATCGGATTTTGACTATGGGAAGAGCAATAATGTTACTAACATCACTGTGGATTGTGTCCTTTTCCGCATTTACAATTCCTTTCATTGAAGTCAGTTTTGTTGGTCTACAAGGCAATGAAAATACCTGGCAAAATAATACACTCTTATGCATTGGTGTAAATGAATACCACCAAGAATTGGGAATATATTATCACATACTAATTCAGATTCCCATCTTTCTTTTCACTGCTATTGTAATGTTGATAACCTACTGCAAAATAGTTCAAGCCTTGAACATCAGAATAGGCTC
This window of the Heterodontus francisci isolate sHetFra1 chromosome 27, sHetFra1.hap1, whole genome shotgun sequence genome carries:
- the gpr22a gene encoding LOW QUALITY PROTEIN: G-protein coupled receptor 22 (The sequence of the model RefSeq protein was modified relative to this genomic sequence to represent the inferred CDS: substituted 1 base at 1 genomic stop codon) yields the protein MHLYPIXQLIMQSDINLTVRDEIHNINGNAYWTHPYPASFQASLTGLFILEIVLGLSSNLTVLALYCMKSNLINSVSNIITMNLHILDAVICVGCIPLTITVTLVSLESKTALICNFHEACISFASVATAVNILAITLDRYDISVKPANRILTMGRAIMLLTSLWIVSFSAFTIPFIEVSFVGLQGNENTWQNNTLLCIGVNEYHQELGIYYHILIQIPIFLFTAIVMLITYCKIVQALNIRIGSRFSTRQKKAKEKKTIPLTIQHENTDQSDSNRGHNVTLGVRTSVSVIIALRRVVKRHREKRERQKRVFRMSLLIISTFLICWTPISILNTVIIYNGLNGVMVKLRLCFLIMAYGTTIFHPLLYAFARQKFQKVLKKKMKKKAVSTVETAPNPNNPGIHDSWLDPKRNKKDNFQ